A single genomic interval of Eurosta solidaginis isolate ZX-2024a chromosome 3, ASM4086904v1, whole genome shotgun sequence harbors:
- the LOC137247299 gene encoding putative nuclease HARBI1 has product MCQSTVSKITSHVILEMENKLCPQNIQFHLNETSECKQWFMDKYKIPGVIGCIDGTHIGLQRPSVDEHMYFNRKGYHSINAMIMCDHTYKILAINCQYGGAAHDSFVWRHSDQRRVLQERFEINRRSNAWLLGDSGYPLEPWCITPYRNPADGSSESAFNDVHSKARCIIERTIGIFKGRWRILGYGNRGRYHPTKVARFANVCAALHNVCIQFKIDYNVRRYESDQISDDDPGEANHLTTIGQTIRDQIKHSLINST; this is encoded by the exons ATGTGCCAGAGCACTGTGTCAAAGATAACATCCCACGTTATTCTCGAAATGGAGAACAAGTTGTGTCCAcaaaatatacaatttcatttaaacGAAACTTCGGAATGCAAGCAATGGTTTATGGATAAATACAAAATACCTGGAG TCATCGGTTGCATTGATGGCACACACATCGGCTTGCAAAGACCATCTGTGGATGAGCATATGTACTTTAATAGGAAAGGATACCATAGTATCAACGCAATGATA atgTGCGATCACACCTATAAAATTTTGGCAATCAACTGTCAGTACGGTGGTGCGGCTCATGATTCCTTCGTTTGGAGGCATTCAGATCAACGACGAGTATTGCAAGAGAGGTTTGAAATTAATAGGCGGAGCAATGCGTGGCTTTTAG GTGATTCTGGCTATCCACTAGAGCCGTGGTGCATAACGCCTTACCGAAACCCCGCCGATGGCTCCAGTGAATCCGCATTTAATGATGTACACTCAAAAGCAAGATGTATCATCGAACGTACCATTGGTATTTTTAAAGGACGTTGGAGAATATTAGGGTATGGCAATAGGGGTAGATACCATCCTACAAAAGTGGCACGATTTGCCAATGTGTGTGCAGCTTTACATAATGTCTGCATACAGTTCAAAATTGATTACAACGTACGAAGATATGAATCAGACCAAATCAGCGATGATGACCCAGGCGAAGCCAACCATCTTACCACAATTGGTCAAACAATAAGAGACCAAATAAAACACTCTCTAATTAATTCCacgtaa